The DNA region TTCTTAAAAGTTTTGACAGCTTTTCTCAGAATGAGGCAGCTATTGTTACTCAACATAAGATTGCAAAGAAATATGCTCGATTGAAGATGTTTGAAAGGAAGCACTACAAGCTGCTGAATGGAGAGCGCGATTTGCATTACGCAGCAACTAATGACAACCGTTATGAACAGCATTCATGGATGTGGCGATCTTAAGGTTTTGTGTGTTAAATTTGAATATTTATCAAATGATATTGGGGTGTCAAAGTGAAATGTAGAGTGTGTGATTCAACCGATCTTGAATTGGTTATTGATTTAGGGGACCAGCCTTGGTGTAATAATTTTATTCCGGCTGACGAAGTCGGTAATGAACCTTTTTATCCGTTACGAGTGCAGTATTGTCATAATTGCTGTACTTCTCAGCTTGATTTTACTGTGAAAAAAGAGATCATGTTTGGTGATCATACGTACTTGTCAGGAACAACGAAGTCCCTTTCAGCGCATTTTAAAAATGTTGCGACGAAGATTGACGAGCGTTTTTTCAGAGATAAAGCTGATAAGTCTATTTTGGATATCGGTTCCAATGATGGAACGCAGCTTCAGCACTATAAAGAGCTCGGGTACGACGTTCTTGGTGTAGAGTCGTCTGTTGGGACAGCGCAAATTGCCAATGATAATGGCATTAACACATTGAATGTTTTTTTCAATGAAGAAACTATGGATGAGATAGGTCGGAAGTTTTCTGTTATTAATGCCTCAGGCGTTTTTTTCCATCTTGAAGAATTGCACTCTGTTTGTCGTGCAATCAAGCAGGGCCTGGCTGAAGACGGCGTCTTTGTCGTTCAGTTTCTGTATATGAAGAGTATTATGGAGAACTGTGCTTTTGATCAGATTTATCACGAGCATTTGCTTTACTATACATTACAGACAATCGAAGTTTTGTTGAATCGTCATGGTCTGGCAATGTTTGATGCTGAACTTGCACCAATTCATGGGGGGTCAATCATTGGACTGGTAACTCACAAAGATAAAGCTGAGACTACAGAAAAATATAAAGAAATGCTTGCAGCGGAGAAAGAGAGCGAGTGCAACTCTTTTGACCATTATGTTCAGTTCTCAAAACGTATTGAGAAAATGAAGGAAGACAATTTAAAATACTTGAAAGAAGCCAAAGAGATGGGGAAGACCATTTATGGGTTTGGTGCGCCTGTAAAGGGCAATACCATGCTGAATTACTTTGGAGTCGGAGCGGATTTAATTGACTGCCTAGTCGAAAAAAACGAGCTCCGTAGAGGGCTGTATTCTCCAGGAATGCATATTCCATTAGTTATTGAAGATGAGATC from Desulfovibrio sp. JC022 includes:
- a CDS encoding class I SAM-dependent methyltransferase is translated as MKCRVCDSTDLELVIDLGDQPWCNNFIPADEVGNEPFYPLRVQYCHNCCTSQLDFTVKKEIMFGDHTYLSGTTKSLSAHFKNVATKIDERFFRDKADKSILDIGSNDGTQLQHYKELGYDVLGVESSVGTAQIANDNGINTLNVFFNEETMDEIGRKFSVINASGVFFHLEELHSVCRAIKQGLAEDGVFVVQFLYMKSIMENCAFDQIYHEHLLYYTLQTIEVLLNRHGLAMFDAELAPIHGGSIIGLVTHKDKAETTEKYKEMLAAEKESECNSFDHYVQFSKRIEKMKEDNLKYLKEAKEMGKTIYGFGAPVKGNTMLNYFGVGADLIDCLVEKNELRRGLYSPGMHIPLVIEDEISELPDIYYVLAWNFKKEILKNNEQLVKDGIEFYFPVDPKVSA